In the Loxodonta africana isolate mLoxAfr1 chromosome 1, mLoxAfr1.hap2, whole genome shotgun sequence genome, one interval contains:
- the CLCN2 gene encoding chloride channel protein 2 isoform X11, with translation MSQCPGKGGHWEPSSMSSFHSSAVDVPGLEHQHLAPVPGLGHLPHRPDHFLSRIYTDPGSSGCRVWHPRDEDHLAGSGAEGIPHSQDVCSQGHRADLCPGQWHATRQRGVLFSIEVTSTFFAVRNYWRGFFAATFSAFIFRVLAVWNRDEETITALFKTRFRLDFPFDLQELPAFAVIGIASGFGGALFVYLNRKIVQVMRKQKTINRFLMKKRLLFPALVTLLISTLTFPPGFGQFMAGQLSQKETLVTLFDNRTWVRQGLVEELEPPSTSQAWSPPRANVFLTLVIFILMKFWMSALATTIPVPCGAFMPVFVIGAAFGRLVGESMAAWFPDGIHTDSSTYRIVPGGYAVVGAAALAGAVTHTVSTAVIVFELTGQIAHILPVMIAVILANAVAQSLQPSLYDSIIRIKKLPYLPELGWGHHQQYRVRVEDIMVRDVPHVALSCTFRDLRLALHRTKGRMLALVESPESMILLGSIERSQVVALLGAQLSPARRRQYMQAPRATQTSLPSDQESPPSPETSVCFQVRGKAPPPTLPEHHCVDNQEASIEGVLGPRPRQPLPPMQVNADDPGFSAARRESNKPLKPALKRGSSNTMNLGESPTGEPSPTSVSPLSSDRASAGPSSVKVPAQPMCWKRLPRGQVELGHPSPAHLSWPSQKMTLPRGPCVWPTGNRETTGIALRSLFCGSPPPEGASELEKSESSDKHKLKRVRISLASDSDLEGEMTPQEILEWEEQQLDEPVNFSDCKIDPAPFQLVERTSLHKVEPWAWPHRRTGWGPRSPTQVWTLGQRGRKEVRRAGSVLRCLQPPTLLQEWQQNGGQGARAPCLFLLSCGAGRQFSSALPCPRGTLDQSSNKDRAGTGWKPKGQARVRARQEAARA, from the exons ATGTCCCAGTGCCCCGGCAAGGGTGGGCATTGGGAGCCCAGCAGCATGTCTTCTTTCCACAGCTCAGCAGTGGATGTCCCGGGGCTTGAACACCAACATCTTGCTCCAGTACCTGGCCTGGGTCACCTACCCCATCGTCCTGATCACTTTCTCAGCAGGATTTACACAGATCCTGGCTCCTCAGGCTGTCG GGTCTGGCATCCCCGAGATGAAGACCATCTTGCGGGGAGTGGTGCTGAAGGAATACCTCACTCTCAAGACGTTTGTAGCCAAGGTCATCGGGCTGACCTGTGCCCTGGGCAGTGGCATGCCACTCGGCAAAGAG GTGTCCTGTTCAGCATCGAGGTTACCTCCACCTTCTTCGCTGTGAGGAACTACTGGCGGGGCTTCTTTGCCGCCACCTTCAGTGCCTTCATCTTCCGGGTCTTGGCTGTCTGGAACCGTGATGAAG AGACCATTACTGCTCTCTTCAAAACCCGATTCCGGCTTGACTTCCCCTTTGACCTGCAGGAGCTGCCGGCATTTGCTGTTATTGG TATCGCTAGTGGCTTCGGGGGCGCCCTCTTTGTCTACCTGAACCGGAAGATTGTCCAGGTGATGAGGAAGCAAAAGACCATCAACCGCTTTCTCATGAAGAA ACGCCTGCTCTTCCCGGCTCTGGTGACCCTGCTTATCTCCACTCTGACCTTCCCTCCTGGCTTTGGACAGTTCATGGCGGGACAG CTCTCACAGAAAGAGACACTGGTCACCCTGTTTGACAACCGGACGTGGGTCCGCCAGGGTCTGGTGGAGGAGCTAGAGCCGCCCAGCACCTCACAGGCCTGGAGCCCACCACGTGCCAACGTCTTCCTTACACTAGTCATCTTCATTCTCATGAAG TTCTGGATGTCTGCTCTGGCCACCACCATCCCTGTGCCCTGTGGGGCCTTCATGCCTGTCTTTGTTATTG GAGCAGCATTTGGGCGTCTGGTGGGTGAAAGCATGGCCGCCTGGTTCCCAGATGGGATCCACACAGACAGTAGCACCTACCGGATTGTGCCCGGGGGCTACGCAGTGGTAG GGGCGGCTGCGCTGGCAGGAGCAGTGACACACACAGTGTCCACAGCGGTGATCGTGTTCGAGCTCACAGGCCAGATCGCCCACATCCTGCCTGTCATGATCGCAGTCATCCTGGCCAATGCCGTTGCCCAGAGCCTGCAGCCCTCCCTCTATGACAGTATCATCCGCATCAAGAAGCTGCCCTACCTGCCGGAGCTGGGCTGGGGCCACCACCA GCAGTACCGGGTGCGGGTGGAGGACATCATGGTACGGGACGTTCCCCACGTGGCCCTCAGCTGCACCTTCCGGGACCTGCGGCTGGCCCTGCACAGGACCAAGGGCCGCATGTTGGCCCTAGTGGAGTCCCCTG AGTCCATGATTCTGCTGGGCTCCATCGAGCGCTCACAGGTAGTGGCGTTGCTGGGGGCCCAGCTGAGCCCGGCCCGACGGCGGCAGTACATGCAGGCACCTCGAGCCACCCAAACCTCTCTGCCATCTGATCAAGAGAGTCCTCCCAGCCCGGAGACTTCCGTCTGCTTCCAGGTGAGGGGAAAAGCCCCCCCACCTACGCTTCCTGAACATCACTGTGTAGACAATCAGGAGGCCAGCATAGAGGGTGTCCTAGGGCCACGGCCTCGCCAGCCCCTTCCTCCCATGCAGGTGAACGCTGACGACCCAGGCTTCTCTGCAGCTCGCAGGGAGAGTAACAAGCCCCTAAAGCCCGCTCTCAAGAGGGGGTCCAGCAACACCATGAACCTCGGGGAGAGTCCCACAGGTGAGCCGTCTCCCACCAGCGTCTCCCCTCTGTCCTCCGATAGAGCCTCAGCTGGGCCAAGCTCGGTTAAAGTCCCTGCCCAGCCCATGTGCTGGAAGAGGCTGCCCAGAGGGCAGGTAGAGCTGGGACACCCCTCCCCCGCCCACCTCTCCTGGCCCTCTCAAAAGATGACATTGCCCCGGGGGCCTTGTGTTTGGCCCACAGGGAACAGGGAGACCACAGGCATTGCCCTCAGGAGCCTCTTCTGTGGCAGCCCACCTCCTGAGGGGGCTTCAGAG TTGGAGAAGTCGGAATCAAGTGACAAGCACAAGCTGAAGCGGGTCCGAATCTCTTTGGCG AGCGACTCCGACCTGGAAGGCGAGATGACCCCTCAGGAG ATTCTCGAATGGGAAGAACAGCAGCTGGATGAACCGGTCAACTTCAGCGACTGTAAGATTGACCCCGCCCCCTTCCAGCTGGTGGAACGCACCTCCTTGCACAAGGTAGAGCCCTGGGCCTGGCCTCACAGAAGGACAGGCTGGGGACCTAGGTCCCCCACACAAGTTTGGACCCTGGGCCAGAGGGGAAGAAAAGAGGTGCGGAGAGCGGGCTCAGTGCTGAGATGTTTGCAGCCACCCACGTTGCTTCAAGAATGGCAGCAAAATGGGGGACAGGGAGCCAGGGCCCCCTGCCTCTTCCTGCTCTCCTGTGGGGCCGGGCGTCAGTTTTCCTCTGCTCTGCCCTGCCCCCGGGGAACTCTGGACCAAAGCAGCAACAAAGACAGGGCTGGAACTGGGTGGAAGCCAAAAGGCCAGGCCAGGGTCAGAGCTAGGCAGGAGGCTGCCAGAGCCTAA